The following are encoded together in the Pararhizobium qamdonense genome:
- a CDS encoding helix-turn-helix transcriptional regulator, which produces MGIDLEALFRTIGPIIGNTGTGDEEAGGVFCSLMRSLVTFDYAVIFAYREKERPINVYSTFTPEEHVVFVSLYQAGPFLLDPFYHAAREPKPGVWRMRELAPDRFFSSEYFRSYYTQTGLAEEIGFFIALEDGITVVLSLMRGEKSGVFSGAEFALLKKAEPMVAGLVHHAWPKLGRRFDAALAKRKNGGRKSAHPAADRVWRNLNLTEREASIIELVLQGHSSESIGLRLGISTGTVKVHRRNVYRKLGISSQTQLLSIYLKNLRQ; this is translated from the coding sequence ATGGGCATTGATCTGGAAGCATTGTTCAGGACGATCGGTCCGATTATCGGCAATACCGGCACCGGCGACGAAGAGGCCGGCGGCGTTTTCTGTTCGCTGATGCGGTCCTTGGTGACGTTCGATTATGCCGTAATCTTCGCCTACCGGGAGAAGGAGCGGCCGATCAACGTCTACAGCACGTTCACGCCGGAAGAGCATGTTGTTTTCGTCAGCCTTTACCAGGCCGGGCCGTTCCTGCTCGACCCGTTCTATCACGCCGCCCGGGAGCCGAAGCCGGGCGTCTGGCGCATGCGCGAACTTGCCCCGGATCGCTTCTTTTCGAGCGAGTATTTCCGCAGCTACTACACGCAGACGGGGCTGGCGGAGGAAATCGGCTTTTTCATTGCTTTGGAGGATGGAATCACGGTCGTGCTGTCCTTGATGCGCGGGGAAAAATCGGGCGTGTTTTCCGGCGCCGAATTCGCGCTTTTGAAAAAGGCCGAGCCGATGGTGGCCGGGCTCGTCCATCACGCCTGGCCGAAACTCGGGCGACGGTTCGACGCGGCACTGGCAAAGCGTAAGAACGGCGGACGAAAATCGGCGCATCCGGCAGCTGACCGGGTCTGGCGCAATCTTAATCTAACGGAGCGTGAAGCCTCGATCATCGAGCTTGTGCTGCAAGGCCATTCATCGGAATCGATAGGTCTGCGGCTCGGCATATCCACCGGAACCGTAAAGGTTCACCGCCGCAACGTTTACCGCAAGCTCGGCATATCATCGCAGACCCAGTTATTGTCGATCTATCTGAAGAACCTGAGGCAGTAG
- a CDS encoding ABC transporter permease, protein MPLTPERKRQLTTAALVAPAGLWLFVFLVLPFMAMVVFAFGERAPEGGYRAAFTFAQFVNLPSRAAAFWNTLMIAPVGAFLCLIVAYPVAYYLAIKSNPKYRLVLVSLVVVPFWTSLLVRTYAWMYILGSRGIPNLLGMIGIEDVRLLNTPGAVLLGIVYGYLPLMIMPIYVSLEKLDRRLLEASADLGAKPVSTFLSVTLPLSLPGVMTGVALVTILLLGEYLIPQLLGGGKVFFIGNALVDLFLQSRNWPFGSAIAVMLVVVVVIVLSVAMRIAWKVSGSRQVDLV, encoded by the coding sequence ATGCCCCTGACCCCGGAAAGAAAACGACAGCTGACGACCGCCGCGCTGGTAGCGCCGGCCGGCCTGTGGCTGTTTGTCTTTCTCGTTCTGCCGTTCATGGCCATGGTGGTCTTCGCCTTTGGCGAGCGGGCGCCGGAGGGCGGCTATCGGGCGGCATTCACCTTTGCCCAGTTCGTCAATCTTCCCTCCCGCGCGGCCGCGTTCTGGAACACCCTGATGATCGCGCCGGTCGGTGCCTTTCTCTGCCTGATCGTTGCCTATCCCGTCGCCTATTATCTGGCGATCAAATCCAATCCGAAATACCGGCTCGTGCTCGTCTCTCTGGTGGTCGTTCCCTTCTGGACAAGCCTGCTCGTGCGTACCTATGCCTGGATGTATATCCTTGGCTCGCGCGGCATCCCCAATCTGCTTGGCATGATCGGCATCGAGGATGTACGCTTGCTCAACACGCCCGGCGCCGTGCTGCTCGGCATCGTTTATGGCTACCTGCCGCTGATGATTATGCCGATCTATGTCAGCCTCGAAAAGCTCGACCGCCGGCTGCTCGAAGCCTCCGCCGATCTCGGCGCCAAGCCGGTCTCGACCTTTCTGAGTGTCACCCTGCCGCTGTCGCTTCCCGGCGTCATGACCGGCGTGGCGCTGGTGACCATTCTCCTGCTTGGCGAGTACCTGATCCCGCAGCTTCTTGGCGGCGGCAAGGTGTTCTTCATCGGCAATGCGTTGGTCGATCTCTTTCTGCAATCGCGCAACTGGCCGTTCGGTTCGGCGATCGCGGTGATGCTGGTCGTCGTGGTGGTCATCGTCCTCAGTGTTGCCATGCGCATCGCCTGGAAAGTCTCCGGCTCCAGACAGGTGGATCTCGTCTGA
- a CDS encoding response regulator — protein MDIIDREMTQFLFTDIQMPGQLFEVDIAHTVHQPFPDTGMVVISGRLTPTDTDPPNAQSYIYDDIARRFKALGRYSI, from the coding sequence ATGGATATCATCGACAGAGAAATGACCCAATTTCTGTTCACGGATATTCAGATGCCGGGACAGCTTTTCGAGGTAGACATTGCACATACAGTGCACCAACCCTTCCCCGACACCGGCATGGTTGTTATTTCAGGCAGGCTGACTCCAACGGATACTGATCCTCCGAACGCTCAATCCTACATCTATGACGATATCGCCAGGCGATTCAAGGCGTTGGGCCGGTACAGCATTTAA
- a CDS encoding SDR family NAD(P)-dependent oxidoreductase codes for MILKDRVAIVTGAGSGIGRAGAIIMAREGAHVAVADRSAPGAAETVSMILDAGGSAESLILDVTDDISLEAGIGAVLRRHGHIDILHNHAGAQIAGDLEQVEVDGFDRSWRLNVRAHFMAARFAMPAMRAQGSGVILNTSSSSGVLYDREMIAYTTTKHAVIAMTRQMAGDYAGFGIRVNALCPGWVDTPFNGPFIAQMGGRDAIEAYVRERVPMGRWAQVDEIAESILFLVSNRSSYMTGQILVVDGGEAVV; via the coding sequence ATGATCTTGAAAGACCGTGTGGCCATTGTCACCGGCGCCGGCTCCGGCATCGGCCGGGCAGGTGCGATCATCATGGCCAGGGAAGGCGCCCACGTTGCCGTTGCTGACCGTAGTGCTCCGGGTGCCGCCGAGACGGTATCGATGATCCTCGACGCGGGCGGCAGCGCCGAGAGCCTGATCCTAGACGTCACCGACGACATATCGCTGGAGGCCGGCATTGGCGCCGTGCTGAGACGCCATGGCCACATCGACATTCTTCACAATCATGCCGGTGCGCAGATTGCCGGCGACCTGGAACAGGTCGAAGTTGACGGTTTCGATCGGTCCTGGAGACTGAATGTCCGGGCCCACTTCATGGCCGCCCGCTTCGCTATGCCGGCGATGAGGGCACAAGGCTCCGGTGTCATCCTAAATACATCCTCTTCCTCAGGTGTGCTCTACGACCGCGAGATGATTGCGTACACAACCACCAAGCACGCCGTCATCGCCATGACCCGGCAGATGGCTGGCGACTACGCGGGGTTCGGCATCCGTGTGAACGCGCTCTGCCCTGGCTGGGTCGATACGCCATTCAACGGCCCCTTCATCGCCCAGATGGGCGGGCGCGATGCGATCGAAGCCTACGTGCGCGAAAGAGTGCCGATGGGACGATGGGCCCAGGTCGATGAAATAGCCGAGTCGATCCTCTTTCTTGTGTCGAACCGTTCATCCTACATGACCGGCCAAATCTTGGTGGTTGATGGTGGTGAAGCCGTAGTCTGA
- a CDS encoding flavin-containing monooxygenase yields MNLDDKIHDAVVIGAGLAGLTTALMLKKRGLDPLLLDKDQQVGASWSRRHPRLTLNTHRDLSSLPGLRYPPGTGAFPKRDDVVSHLEEFARLHAFKISFGVEVISITQSSGHFRIKTSLGEISAKNVVMATGRDVQPVIPAWKGLELYRGKVIHAANFGDAREYTSCSILVIGGGNSGFDILNHLSRVETGTLWFSVRRGPSILPRRLGRFAVHRLSPVMARLPTVVVDQFIALAQFIAFGKLQLLGFPPSKADAATRLQREHVAIPVDDGTVAAIRKGRVTVVPEVIEFKSHGVVLANGSEVRPDIVIAASGYGSMLPSLLGSLPVLGDNGSPPNLKGKVVGDVTGLWYTGMTPTLTSFFMQTRREAVLIANGIASSIRVFS; encoded by the coding sequence ATGAATTTGGACGACAAAATACATGACGCGGTTGTGATCGGGGCTGGGCTTGCTGGTTTGACGACCGCTTTAATGCTCAAGAAACGCGGGTTGGATCCGCTTTTGCTCGATAAAGATCAGCAAGTGGGCGCTTCTTGGTCGCGACGGCACCCACGTCTCACGCTTAACACCCATCGTGATCTCTCGTCGCTACCAGGATTGCGGTATCCGCCAGGCACGGGTGCATTTCCGAAAAGAGATGACGTTGTATCGCATCTCGAGGAGTTTGCCCGGCTACATGCTTTCAAGATCAGCTTTGGCGTCGAGGTTATCTCGATCACCCAGTCCAGCGGCCACTTTAGAATTAAGACCAGTCTCGGAGAAATCTCCGCCAAGAACGTCGTCATGGCCACAGGCAGAGATGTGCAGCCGGTCATTCCTGCATGGAAGGGTCTCGAACTCTACCGAGGGAAGGTTATTCATGCCGCGAATTTCGGAGATGCTCGAGAGTACACGAGCTGCAGCATCCTGGTTATCGGAGGCGGCAACTCAGGTTTCGATATTCTCAATCACCTGAGCCGCGTCGAAACCGGGACGCTGTGGTTTTCGGTGCGGCGCGGACCCTCGATCCTCCCAAGGCGGCTCGGACGTTTCGCGGTTCACCGCCTCTCACCGGTCATGGCGCGATTGCCGACTGTTGTTGTGGATCAATTCATCGCGTTAGCCCAATTTATTGCGTTCGGCAAGCTCCAGCTGCTCGGCTTCCCACCAAGCAAAGCCGACGCTGCGACAAGGCTTCAACGCGAACATGTCGCCATCCCGGTTGATGATGGAACAGTAGCGGCGATACGAAAAGGTAGAGTAACCGTCGTGCCGGAGGTAATTGAATTCAAATCACATGGAGTTGTGCTCGCCAATGGAAGTGAAGTGAGACCAGATATCGTCATCGCTGCGTCAGGCTACGGATCAATGCTTCCCTCTTTGCTCGGTTCGCTTCCGGTCTTGGGTGACAATGGATCGCCGCCCAACCTTAAAGGCAAGGTGGTTGGGGACGTTACAGGCTTATGGTATACGGGTATGACGCCGACACTGACCAGTTTTTTCATGCAAACCAGGCGGGAGGCGGTTCTTATCGCGAATGGTATTGCCTCATCGATACGTGTGTTCAGTTGA
- a CDS encoding polyamine ABC transporter substrate-binding protein produces MTKWYRENAPITAEILTDEWMRLKRGSVTRRHFLGVTGLGLAAAVLARQPGLFNSAAYAEDLGTTMSLATWPNYHDPATFEAFTAATGVAIEVNVFGSNEEMLAKLQAGGTGWDLFVPTNYTISTYVKLGLIDPLDMSKLPAFSQASESVRFTSEGAVEGTTYALPKNWGTTGMAVNTSKIKTKITSWKDFFEVAMTEADNRAMVHDYQLTTIGSALVSLGYSFNSIKPEELAKAEELLIKVKPHLYGISSDYQPGMRAADAWMTMCWTNDGAQLNRDMPEIAYILGTDGGEIWTDFYAIPKSAANKPAGYALLDYLMTPANAVKEHIANGAPTTDSRVLALLPGDVTSNKIVYPDEASLTKLEFGAAVTLTDPARAEVMARFKSA; encoded by the coding sequence ATGACAAAGTGGTACAGAGAAAATGCCCCGATCACTGCCGAAATCCTCACCGATGAATGGATGCGCCTGAAGCGCGGCTCGGTTACCCGCCGCCACTTCCTCGGCGTCACTGGCCTTGGCCTTGCGGCTGCGGTGCTGGCCCGCCAGCCTGGTTTGTTCAATTCCGCCGCCTATGCCGAAGACCTCGGCACGACCATGTCGCTCGCCACCTGGCCGAACTACCACGACCCGGCAACCTTCGAGGCCTTCACGGCTGCGACTGGCGTTGCTATCGAAGTCAACGTATTCGGCTCGAACGAGGAGATGCTCGCCAAGCTTCAAGCCGGCGGCACCGGCTGGGACCTGTTCGTCCCGACCAACTATACGATCTCGACCTATGTCAAACTCGGCCTGATCGACCCACTCGACATGTCGAAGCTGCCGGCCTTTTCACAGGCCTCGGAATCCGTCCGCTTCACCTCCGAAGGCGCCGTCGAGGGCACGACCTATGCCCTGCCGAAGAACTGGGGCACGACCGGCATGGCCGTCAATACTTCAAAGATCAAGACCAAGATCACCTCTTGGAAGGACTTCTTCGAAGTTGCCATGACGGAAGCCGACAACCGCGCCATGGTCCACGACTACCAGCTGACCACGATCGGCAGCGCGCTCGTCTCGCTTGGCTATTCCTTCAACTCGATCAAGCCGGAGGAACTGGCCAAAGCCGAGGAACTGCTGATCAAAGTCAAGCCGCATCTCTACGGCATCAGTAGCGACTACCAGCCCGGCATGCGCGCGGCCGACGCGTGGATGACTATGTGCTGGACCAATGACGGTGCTCAGCTCAACCGCGACATGCCGGAGATCGCCTATATCCTCGGCACCGACGGCGGCGAGATCTGGACCGATTTTTACGCCATCCCGAAGAGCGCCGCCAACAAGCCGGCGGGCTACGCCCTGCTCGACTACCTGATGACGCCGGCAAATGCCGTCAAGGAGCACATCGCCAACGGCGCGCCGACGACCGACAGCCGCGTGCTCGCCCTGCTGCCGGGCGACGTCACGTCGAACAAGATCGTTTATCCGGACGAAGCGTCGCTGACCAAGCTTGAATTCGGCGCTGCCGTTACACTGACCGACCCGGCCCGCGCGGAAGTGATGGCCCGCTTCAAGTCGGCTTGA
- a CDS encoding extracellular catalytic domain type 1 short-chain-length polyhydroxyalkanoate depolymerase: protein MRSISDTIARLSKLRGSHGQTHVPDHVLADIGPFGANPGGLEARAHIPARLQPQSALVVVLHGCTQTASVYDHGSGWSRLADDYGFAVLFPQQTRSNNANTCFNWFVPGDTGRDRGEAASIRQMIETAALRYDIDRSRIFITGLSAGGAMANVMLATYPEVFAGGAIIAGLPYGTATTIPEAFDRMRGHGTPDAKTLQSLLRNASVHKGPWPAISVWQGTRDATVVPSNAVSIIDQWRGVHEVPQKADLVETVDGHIRQAWKSPDGRDVIEHYSINEMGHGTPIDPRSGYGRSAPYMLDVGISSTLHIARSWGLIASFDRRKEQDFHLDQPSPPISITTPASASGPTNAIQKTIEDALRAAGLMK from the coding sequence ATGCGATCCATTTCCGATACAATCGCACGGTTAAGTAAATTGCGCGGGTCACATGGCCAAACACACGTCCCTGACCACGTATTGGCGGACATTGGGCCTTTCGGCGCCAACCCTGGTGGATTGGAGGCGCGAGCACACATTCCAGCGAGGTTGCAGCCCCAATCCGCACTTGTCGTCGTCCTTCATGGATGTACCCAGACTGCCAGCGTCTACGATCATGGCTCTGGATGGTCACGACTGGCAGACGACTACGGCTTTGCGGTTTTGTTCCCTCAACAGACCCGGAGCAACAATGCCAACACCTGCTTCAATTGGTTTGTCCCTGGCGACACCGGGCGCGATCGGGGAGAAGCCGCATCGATCCGCCAGATGATCGAGACTGCTGCGCTCCGCTACGATATCGACCGCAGCCGAATTTTCATCACCGGCTTGTCAGCAGGCGGTGCCATGGCGAATGTGATGCTCGCAACATACCCCGAAGTGTTCGCCGGAGGCGCAATAATCGCGGGCCTTCCATATGGCACGGCAACAACAATTCCAGAGGCATTTGACCGAATGCGCGGTCATGGCACTCCCGATGCAAAGACGCTACAATCTCTTCTGCGCAACGCATCAGTGCATAAGGGGCCATGGCCGGCGATTTCGGTATGGCAAGGGACGCGGGACGCAACCGTGGTTCCGTCCAATGCGGTGTCCATAATTGATCAATGGCGCGGCGTTCATGAGGTGCCTCAGAAGGCCGATCTCGTCGAGACGGTTGATGGCCATATCCGTCAAGCATGGAAATCGCCTGACGGAAGGGATGTTATCGAGCATTACAGCATCAATGAGATGGGACATGGCACACCAATCGATCCGAGGTCCGGTTATGGTAGGAGTGCGCCCTATATGCTCGATGTCGGGATTTCCTCTACCCTCCATATCGCCCGGTCCTGGGGATTGATCGCATCGTTCGACAGACGAAAGGAGCAGGATTTCCATTTGGATCAACCCAGTCCGCCCATATCTATTACCACGCCAGCGTCTGCGTCCGGCCCAACGAACGCGATCCAAAAGACGATTGAGGATGCGTTGCGTGCAGCCGGTTTGATGAAATAA
- a CDS encoding acetate and sugar kinases/Hsc70/actin family protein: protein MMQPPPWIMEEVDWYRSRLDLGSPRSRVCDASELKVSALVPSKLYSFRGCGQASANPSRIVGGTGVGLATGFLDRVMAEIAAIGPLAMPELHAASLGLRAGIVGVADLAITKKNENTRIKTIL from the coding sequence ATGATGCAGCCCCCACCCTGGATCATGGAAGAGGTTGATTGGTACAGGAGCCGTCTTGACCTTGGTTCCCCGCGCTCACGTGTTTGTGATGCATCTGAACTGAAGGTCAGCGCATTGGTTCCATCGAAGCTTTACAGCTTCCGCGGCTGCGGCCAAGCAAGCGCGAATCCATCACGGATCGTCGGAGGCACAGGCGTCGGTCTTGCCACAGGTTTCCTTGATAGAGTGATGGCCGAGATCGCAGCCATTGGTCCTTTGGCAATGCCGGAACTACATGCGGCAAGTCTGGGGCTAAGGGCAGGGATTGTCGGGGTAGCGGACTTGGCGATCACAAAAAAAAATGAAAATACTCGAATTAAAACAATACTTTAG
- a CDS encoding ABC transporter ATP-binding protein: MTSASANDIEFRSVTKRYGSVTAVSDINLAVPKGAFVALLGPSGCGKTTCLRMIGGFEQPSDGTVLIDGREMNGVPPYRRAVNMVFQHYALFPHFDVEQNVAYGLKQARPKLAASEISTRAREALEMVRLGGFEKRRIHEMSGGQQQRVALARAIVNKPSVLLLDEPLAALDKKLRTAMQIELQTLQRELGITFVLVTHDQEEALSMSDMVCVMNAGRIVQMAKPQDVYDKPSDLFVADFVGKTNRIMATIEADGATLRLSNGMALQAGSGLKPGAATVALRPEAIGLTRQAGNDDSTLTGTVTHRIFLGSTAEYQISVDGIGEFLVTADRRSVQESDLVEPGKRVVLTFDPGKVHVFPA, from the coding sequence GTGACATCCGCTTCAGCGAACGACATCGAGTTCCGTTCGGTCACAAAGCGCTATGGCAGCGTGACCGCCGTATCGGACATCAATCTGGCCGTGCCCAAGGGCGCGTTTGTAGCGCTGCTTGGTCCTTCCGGCTGCGGCAAGACGACGTGCCTTCGAATGATCGGCGGCTTCGAGCAACCAAGCGATGGCACCGTGCTGATCGACGGTCGCGAGATGAACGGCGTGCCGCCCTACCGTCGCGCCGTCAACATGGTGTTCCAGCACTACGCGCTCTTTCCCCATTTCGACGTCGAGCAGAATGTCGCCTATGGCCTGAAACAGGCGCGGCCGAAGCTGGCCGCATCCGAGATTTCCACCCGGGCGCGAGAAGCGCTCGAGATGGTGCGCCTCGGTGGCTTCGAGAAACGCCGCATCCATGAAATGTCTGGTGGCCAGCAGCAGCGCGTGGCGCTCGCCCGCGCCATTGTCAACAAGCCGTCGGTGCTCCTGCTCGACGAACCTCTGGCGGCTCTCGACAAGAAGCTTCGCACCGCCATGCAAATCGAGCTCCAGACCTTGCAGCGCGAACTCGGCATTACCTTCGTGCTCGTCACCCACGACCAGGAAGAGGCGCTGTCGATGAGCGACATGGTCTGTGTGATGAATGCTGGCCGCATCGTACAGATGGCCAAGCCGCAGGACGTCTACGACAAGCCTTCCGATCTTTTCGTCGCCGATTTCGTCGGCAAGACCAACCGCATCATGGCGACGATCGAGGCTGATGGAGCGACGCTGCGTCTGTCGAACGGTATGGCGCTTCAGGCTGGATCCGGCCTGAAGCCGGGCGCTGCGACCGTGGCGCTACGCCCGGAAGCGATCGGACTGACACGACAGGCGGGCAACGACGACAGTACACTTACCGGCACCGTCACCCACCGCATTTTCCTCGGCTCCACTGCCGAATACCAGATCAGCGTCGATGGCATTGGCGAATTCCTCGTCACGGCCGACCGGCGCAGCGTGCAGGAAAGCGACCTCGTCGAACCGGGCAAACGGGTCGTGCTCACTTTCGACCCCGGCAAAGTGCATGTTTTTCCGGCCTGA
- a CDS encoding phosphatidylglycerol lysyltransferase domain-containing protein, whose translation MISLRKMLDALLDASLPKTAAFAPDEATKLELCRQYGDFSLAYSTAVQPDLKYFGDTEGYIAYATKMGHTFVLGDPVAHIDLRPDYIRRFVALTNRPCFVQIGHETATVLAGLGYRINHMGVDTKLSLTGHSFGGKRNETVRYSEKWLLKRNYRIVECDGTIADAEQIKQISANWRNGRIVRRREMRFLNRPFLPQITLHMRRFLIINPDGQPTAILDFDPIFRDGIVIGYTAAFKRKLTGTTPHAEIGLTKFAADRFREEGRTIVTFGLSPLAAIGKSGFAESRIWRASFERAYRSKRVNEKIFNLQGQAAFKQRFHGEEMATYIAFKRGTPLEIVALLRLLKTL comes from the coding sequence ATGATAAGCCTCCGGAAAATGCTGGACGCGCTCCTCGATGCGAGCCTTCCAAAGACCGCCGCGTTTGCTCCCGACGAAGCGACCAAGCTTGAACTCTGTCGTCAATATGGCGACTTTTCACTTGCTTACTCGACAGCAGTTCAGCCGGATTTGAAATATTTTGGTGACACAGAGGGTTATATCGCCTATGCGACAAAGATGGGACACACCTTTGTCCTGGGCGATCCAGTTGCACATATCGATTTGAGACCAGACTATATCAGGCGTTTCGTAGCCTTAACGAACCGGCCCTGCTTCGTCCAGATCGGGCATGAGACGGCGACAGTCTTGGCCGGCCTTGGATATCGTATCAACCACATGGGCGTTGACACAAAACTGTCGTTAACCGGCCATTCTTTCGGCGGGAAAAGAAACGAGACAGTCCGCTATTCGGAGAAGTGGCTTTTAAAAAGAAACTATCGGATCGTTGAATGCGATGGCACAATCGCTGATGCCGAGCAGATTAAGCAAATCTCTGCAAATTGGCGCAACGGCCGCATAGTTAGGCGACGAGAAATGCGGTTTTTGAATCGCCCATTTCTTCCCCAAATCACGCTGCACATGCGGCGGTTCCTCATCATCAATCCAGACGGCCAGCCGACCGCGATTCTTGACTTTGACCCCATCTTCCGCGACGGCATCGTCATCGGTTACACGGCCGCCTTCAAGCGAAAGCTTACCGGAACGACACCGCATGCGGAGATCGGCCTCACCAAGTTCGCGGCCGACCGGTTCAGGGAGGAAGGCCGGACCATCGTAACTTTCGGGCTTTCGCCATTGGCTGCCATCGGCAAAAGCGGCTTTGCTGAGAGCCGTATTTGGCGCGCATCCTTTGAAAGGGCATATCGCTCCAAACGCGTCAACGAGAAAATTTTTAACCTACAAGGCCAAGCTGCGTTCAAGCAACGTTTTCACGGTGAGGAAATGGCGACTTACATCGCATTTAAGCGCGGCACCCCACTGGAGATCGTTGCGTTGTTAAGATTGCTCAAGACGCTTTGA
- a CDS encoding YciE/YciF ferroxidase family protein, protein MAEAKKLQDLFLDTLKDVYFAEQKIVETLPKMEEAATSVRLKDAFTKHLAETKVHVERLEQVFEIIGEEPEAKTCDAILGITDEGAEIMEEYEGSPALDAGLLAAAQAVEHYEMSRYGTLRTWALELGLNDAAGLLQTTLDEEQATDLALTSIATSVVNQKAEG, encoded by the coding sequence ATGGCCGAAGCAAAAAAACTCCAAGATCTATTTCTGGACACCCTTAAAGACGTTTACTTCGCCGAACAGAAGATTGTTGAGACGCTTCCCAAAATGGAAGAGGCTGCCACAAGTGTGCGGCTCAAGGACGCTTTCACAAAACACCTTGCTGAAACAAAGGTTCATGTCGAGCGCCTCGAGCAGGTCTTTGAGATCATCGGTGAGGAGCCGGAAGCCAAGACGTGTGACGCAATTCTCGGCATCACAGACGAAGGCGCGGAAATCATGGAGGAATACGAAGGCTCCCCTGCCCTGGATGCGGGCCTTCTCGCCGCAGCTCAAGCGGTCGAACACTACGAGATGTCGCGATACGGCACTCTCCGAACCTGGGCGCTTGAGTTGGGCTTGAACGATGCCGCAGGACTGCTTCAGACGACCCTCGATGAAGAGCAGGCCACCGATCTGGCGCTGACCTCCATCGCGACATCTGTTGTCAATCAGAAAGCCGAAGGCTGA
- a CDS encoding ABC transporter permease, with the protein MRALVTFVYLFLYAPIALVVLFSFNAGRNASEFTGFSTIWYGKALGNTFLITALQNSLMIAFTSAVLAAVFGTMAALGMQRLSSRVRAVFDGLFAAAIVVPGVVIGIATLVALVEVFSYLNPALVSIWPGDKPPQFGLGYGSIIAAHGLFSLALVTMIVKARIASLGHDIVEASSDLYATPFTTFRQIVLPQILPSILAGFLLAFTFSFDDFIVAFFVAGSKTTLPIYVFASIRRGVTPEINAIATMVLVASLLLILIARMLMRDKTTKAQAGE; encoded by the coding sequence ATGCGCGCGCTCGTTACCTTCGTCTACCTCTTCCTCTACGCGCCGATCGCGCTAGTGGTGCTGTTCTCGTTCAACGCCGGCCGCAATGCCAGTGAGTTCACCGGCTTCTCGACCATCTGGTACGGCAAGGCACTCGGGAACACGTTCCTGATCACCGCCCTGCAAAACAGCCTGATGATAGCCTTCACAAGCGCGGTGCTGGCAGCGGTTTTCGGCACGATGGCAGCGCTCGGCATGCAGCGACTGAGCAGCCGTGTTCGCGCCGTCTTCGACGGGTTGTTTGCCGCAGCCATTGTTGTTCCCGGCGTCGTCATCGGCATTGCCACGCTGGTGGCGCTGGTTGAGGTCTTCTCCTATCTCAATCCGGCATTGGTTTCGATTTGGCCCGGCGACAAGCCACCGCAATTCGGCCTCGGCTACGGCTCGATTATCGCAGCGCATGGCCTGTTCTCGCTGGCGCTCGTCACCATGATCGTGAAGGCCCGCATTGCCAGTCTCGGCCACGATATCGTCGAGGCCTCGAGCGATCTCTATGCCACGCCCTTCACCACGTTCCGCCAGATCGTGCTGCCGCAGATCCTGCCGTCGATCCTCGCCGGCTTTCTGCTCGCCTTCACATTCTCGTTCGACGATTTCATCGTCGCCTTCTTCGTCGCCGGCTCGAAGACAACGCTGCCGATCTATGTCTTCGCATCGATCCGCCGTGGCGTGACGCCGGAAATCAACGCGATCGCCACAATGGTGCTGGTCGCCTCACTTCTGCTCATCCTCATTGCCCGTATGCTGATGCGGGACAAGACAACAAAAGCGCAGGCCGGGGAGTAG